In one Myripristis murdjan chromosome 5, fMyrMur1.1, whole genome shotgun sequence genomic region, the following are encoded:
- the asip1 gene encoding agouti signaling protein 1, with protein MHACLLIVFLALATTGYFLVSAHMIPEDRLSNNRSTTANPLSQSVLADSQPVVIVELPKSVRKPKKVKKQKKQNKLSMKKLRPPPPPNCVPLWGSCKSPDNVCCEFCAFCQCRLFKTVCYCRMGNPRC; from the exons ATGCATGCCTGCCTGCTGATAGTTTTCCTGGCCCTCGCCACTACAGGCTACTTCCTGGTCTCCGCTCACATGATCCCTGAGGACAGGCTGTCCAACAACAGGAGCACGACAGCGAACCCCCTGTCTCAGAGCGTGTTGGCAGACTCACAGCCGGTTGTCATTGTAG AGTTACCTAAATCAGTCAGGAAgcccaaaaaagtaaaaaaacaaaaaaag CAGAACAAGCTCAGTATGAAGAAGCtgcgtcctcctcctcctcctaacTGCGTTCCTCTGTGGGGAAGCTGTAAATCGCCGGACAATGTGTGCTGTGAATTCTGCGCCTTCTGCCAATGTCGGCTCTTCAAAACTGTGTGTTACTGCCGGATGGGAAACCCACGCTGCTGA